A genomic segment from Janibacter sp. DB-40 encodes:
- a CDS encoding ABC transporter substrate-binding protein yields the protein MRTSLFTMSAAAGALALTLTACGSDGGSDGSNAALVGEGSGDSCVIDAEVPVGAALSLTGAAASYGESQRNGLELAAKELNAKDGVTYDLTVEDDQTDPKQGISVFEGFVNDGASVIIGPTLSNTAFQAQPIAQEESVPVLAISNTADGITEQGDYIFRDSLTESQVIPQTVTTAIEEYDLEDVVVMYSNDDAFTESGYEVMSSALEDSDTEVTDTLTFSTTDTDFRALLTEAKTSNPDAIFVSGLIEAAIPLVTQARELGIDVPIIGGNGFNNPQLMADAGEAAEGVVVGAAWNSASDNPQNADFLEAYEKEYDSQPDQFAAQAYTGMMLIDSAVRSGCSAERDAIKEGLGSISEVESVLGTISINEDRDAEHEAVVQVVKDGEFTVLK from the coding sequence ATGCGTACCAGCCTGTTCACGATGTCGGCCGCCGCAGGCGCCCTGGCCCTGACCCTGACCGCCTGCGGTTCCGACGGCGGCAGCGACGGCAGCAACGCCGCCCTCGTCGGCGAGGGCAGCGGCGACTCCTGTGTCATCGACGCCGAGGTGCCCGTGGGTGCCGCACTGTCGCTCACCGGCGCCGCGGCCTCCTACGGGGAGTCCCAGCGCAACGGCCTCGAGCTGGCCGCCAAGGAGCTCAACGCCAAGGACGGCGTCACCTACGACCTGACCGTCGAGGACGACCAGACCGACCCGAAGCAGGGGATCTCGGTCTTCGAGGGCTTCGTCAACGACGGCGCCAGCGTCATCATCGGCCCGACGCTGTCCAACACCGCCTTCCAGGCGCAGCCGATCGCCCAGGAGGAGAGCGTGCCCGTGCTGGCCATTTCCAATACGGCCGACGGCATCACCGAGCAGGGCGACTACATCTTCCGTGACTCGCTGACCGAGTCCCAGGTCATCCCGCAGACCGTGACCACGGCGATCGAGGAGTACGACCTCGAGGACGTCGTGGTCATGTACTCCAACGACGACGCGTTCACCGAGTCGGGCTACGAGGTCATGTCCTCCGCCCTGGAGGACAGCGACACCGAGGTCACCGACACGTTGACGTTCTCCACCACCGACACCGACTTCCGTGCCCTGCTGACCGAGGCGAAGACCTCGAACCCGGACGCCATCTTCGTCTCCGGCCTGATCGAGGCGGCCATCCCGCTGGTCACCCAGGCGCGTGAGCTGGGCATCGACGTGCCGATCATCGGCGGCAACGGCTTCAACAACCCGCAGCTGATGGCCGATGCCGGCGAGGCCGCCGAGGGTGTGGTCGTTGGCGCCGCGTGGAACTCCGCCTCCGACAACCCGCAGAACGCCGACTTCCTCGAAGCCTACGAGAAGGAGTACGACTCCCAGCCCGACCAGTTCGCGGCGCAGGCCTACACCGGCATGATGCTCATCGACTCCGCGGTGCGCAGCGGTTGCTCCGCTGAGCGCGACGCCATCAAGGAGGGCCTGGGCAGCATCTCCGAGGTGGAGTCGGTGCTGGGGACCATCAGCATCAACGAGGACCGCGACGCCGAGCACGAGGCCGTCGTCCAGGTCGTCAAGGACGGCGAGTTCACCGTCCTGAAGTGA
- a CDS encoding NUDIX hydrolase, translating to MSRRPPLDAYPRPGVTVDLAILTVTSAGTDDAALRVLVQERQDPDGRVLPGRFLRERHTVVDTVQEVFEQKVGVSPSEVTPPRLLRLFDAPDRDDRTWAISVAHSVSMPEHELEGAKGEMVAVTRNGTLEEGGPLLWDHDEIVTAAVKSLQGRYEFRQRYNDTMPDPDGFLTEPFTLHQLRKVHEAVVGDKLHKDNFARRMKPQLTPVMRGGEVLRSSSGRGRPAISYVKSPQT from the coding sequence ATGTCCCGACGCCCCCCGCTCGACGCCTACCCCCGCCCTGGGGTGACCGTGGATCTGGCGATCCTCACGGTCACCTCAGCGGGCACCGACGACGCGGCCCTGCGGGTGCTCGTGCAGGAACGTCAGGACCCCGATGGGCGGGTGCTGCCGGGGCGGTTCCTGCGGGAGCGGCATACGGTCGTTGACACGGTGCAAGAGGTCTTCGAGCAGAAGGTCGGGGTGAGCCCGAGCGAGGTCACTCCCCCACGGCTGCTGCGGCTCTTCGACGCGCCCGATCGTGACGATCGGACGTGGGCCATCTCGGTGGCCCACTCGGTGTCGATGCCGGAGCACGAGCTCGAGGGGGCGAAGGGCGAAATGGTCGCCGTGACTCGGAACGGCACTCTCGAGGAAGGAGGCCCGCTGCTCTGGGACCACGACGAGATCGTCACGGCAGCGGTGAAGTCACTGCAGGGGCGATATGAGTTCCGGCAGCGCTACAACGACACGATGCCTGATCCGGATGGCTTCCTGACCGAGCCGTTCACACTGCACCAGCTGCGCAAGGTCCACGAGGCGGTCGTCGGCGACAAGCTGCACAAGGACAACTTTGCGCGGCGAATGAAGCCTCAGCTCACCCCGGTTATGCGAGGTGGTGAGGTGTTAAGGTCCAGCTCCGGCCGAGGCCGACCGGCCATTTCATACGTGAAATCACCCCAGACCTGA
- a CDS encoding branched-chain amino acid ABC transporter ATP-binding protein/permease, translating into MFVESTFVFIALGGIFAYSFYAVLVAGQLSLGQAGFASLAAFSAVALAPTPSDIGDLPALLVAIAIGMLVGAVTAVILGLPTMRLRGVFLAIATLAFAEAVRILVINMEWTGGARGMSVPKVLEPWMAWVALVLVAYWFWRQGPSRYGRALDAIREDELAARAMGIDVSRHRLSAFVAAGAVAGLYGVLWAYYVRLIAPEDFGFAKAIDGLVTAVVGGSTMFIGPLLGSVFLTMVPEVQRAIGIEAGWIRPFLSSLLLLVVILFLPGGLASFLPHRRQRLATGAAGDDDGRRGETSLSQRVHPDPGETVVSLTGLGKDYGGVFANRDIDLQITGGEVLGLIGPNGAGKTTLINMISGLSKPTSGTAEVLGLQPARAAVHKVAAAGVSRTFQHSKLFDRLSALENVMVGGHLVSKPTFLRRLLWLPSAHRDEQRVAQHAAWCLERVGLAEQAGTQASALSYGDQRRLEIARALASDPSLLILDEPAAGMNHVEADALSELIGSLASDGLTILLIEHNVGMVMKTCSRIVVLNFGEVIATGTPEQIIENPAVIEAYLGSSESEEAS; encoded by the coding sequence ATGTTCGTCGAATCGACCTTCGTCTTCATCGCCCTGGGCGGGATCTTCGCCTACTCCTTCTACGCCGTCCTCGTCGCCGGGCAGCTCAGCCTCGGCCAGGCCGGCTTCGCCTCGCTCGCAGCCTTCTCCGCGGTCGCCCTGGCGCCGACACCCAGTGACATCGGGGACCTGCCGGCGCTGCTCGTCGCCATCGCCATCGGCATGCTCGTCGGTGCGGTCACCGCCGTGATCCTCGGGTTGCCGACCATGCGACTGCGCGGGGTCTTCCTGGCCATCGCCACGCTCGCCTTCGCCGAGGCGGTGCGCATCCTCGTGATCAACATGGAGTGGACCGGCGGCGCCCGGGGGATGTCGGTGCCCAAGGTGCTCGAGCCGTGGATGGCGTGGGTGGCGCTGGTGCTCGTCGCCTACTGGTTCTGGCGGCAGGGCCCCTCCCGGTACGGTCGGGCGCTGGACGCCATCCGCGAGGACGAGCTCGCCGCGCGGGCCATGGGTATCGACGTCAGTCGGCACCGCCTGTCCGCCTTCGTCGCCGCGGGGGCGGTCGCCGGGCTCTACGGCGTGCTGTGGGCCTACTACGTGCGGCTCATCGCCCCGGAGGACTTCGGTTTCGCCAAGGCGATCGACGGGCTCGTCACGGCTGTCGTCGGCGGCTCGACGATGTTCATCGGCCCGCTCCTGGGCAGCGTCTTCCTCACGATGGTCCCCGAGGTGCAGCGCGCCATCGGCATCGAGGCCGGCTGGATCCGCCCCTTCCTCTCCAGCCTGCTGCTGCTCGTCGTCATCCTCTTCCTCCCCGGTGGTCTGGCCAGCTTCCTGCCGCACCGCAGGCAGCGCCTGGCCACCGGTGCAGCCGGGGACGACGACGGGCGAAGGGGGGAGACCAGCCTCTCCCAGCGGGTCCACCCGGACCCGGGCGAGACCGTCGTCAGCCTCACCGGTCTGGGCAAGGACTACGGCGGGGTCTTCGCCAACCGGGACATCGACCTGCAGATCACCGGCGGTGAGGTACTCGGTCTCATCGGCCCCAACGGCGCGGGGAAGACCACGCTGATCAACATGATCAGCGGCCTCTCCAAGCCGACCTCCGGCACCGCGGAGGTGCTCGGTCTGCAGCCGGCCAGAGCGGCCGTGCACAAGGTCGCCGCGGCCGGGGTGAGCCGGACCTTCCAGCACTCCAAGCTCTTCGACCGGCTCTCCGCCCTGGAGAACGTGATGGTCGGTGGCCACCTGGTGAGCAAGCCGACCTTCCTGCGGCGGCTGCTCTGGCTGCCCTCGGCCCACCGGGACGAGCAGCGCGTGGCCCAGCATGCGGCGTGGTGCCTGGAGCGGGTCGGTCTGGCCGAGCAGGCCGGCACCCAGGCCTCGGCGCTGTCCTACGGCGACCAACGGCGACTGGAGATCGCGCGGGCCCTGGCCTCGGACCCGTCCCTGCTGATCCTCGACGAGCCGGCCGCGGGGATGAACCACGTCGAGGCCGATGCGCTGTCGGAGCTCATCGGGTCGCTGGCGAGCGACGGCCTGACGATCCTGCTCATCGAGCACAACGTCGGCATGGTGATGAAGACGTGCAGCCGCATCGTCGTGCTGAACTTCGGTGAGGTCATCGCCACCGGCACGCCGGAGCAGATCATCGAGAATCCTGCTGTCATCGAGGCCTACCTCGGCAGCTCCGAGTCGGAGGAGGCGTCATGA
- a CDS encoding ABC transporter ATP-binding protein gives MTAPILTVEDLAVSYGRVEAVRGVSFEVAAGDLITLVGANGAGKSSVINAVSGVVRPSGGRITFEGKDVTRTQAHTLVANGLVQVPEGRQVLATLTIHENLQLGGWHSNDKAAIDEVYERFPVLAERRELPAGALSGGEQQMLAIGRALVARPRLMLLDEPSMGLAPKIVDEVFTVIREIRATGTTVVLVEQNARRALKAADHGYLMATGEIVHAGPAAELLADEKIVQAYLGVE, from the coding sequence ATGACCGCACCGATCCTGACGGTGGAGGACCTCGCCGTGAGCTACGGGCGGGTCGAGGCCGTGCGTGGGGTCTCCTTCGAGGTGGCCGCCGGCGACCTCATCACGCTGGTGGGTGCCAACGGTGCGGGGAAGTCCTCGGTCATCAACGCCGTCTCCGGGGTGGTGCGCCCCTCCGGGGGGCGGATCACCTTCGAGGGCAAGGACGTCACCCGCACGCAGGCCCACACGCTCGTGGCCAACGGGCTGGTCCAGGTCCCCGAGGGGCGGCAGGTGCTTGCCACGCTGACGATCCACGAGAACCTGCAGCTCGGTGGGTGGCACAGCAACGACAAGGCCGCGATCGACGAGGTGTACGAGCGATTCCCGGTGCTCGCCGAGCGGCGAGAGCTGCCGGCCGGCGCGCTCTCCGGTGGTGAGCAGCAAATGCTCGCGATCGGGCGGGCCCTGGTGGCCCGGCCGCGGTTGATGCTGCTCGACGAGCCGTCCATGGGCCTGGCGCCGAAGATCGTCGACGAAGTCTTCACCGTCATCCGGGAGATCCGTGCCACCGGTACAACGGTGGTTCTCGTCGAGCAGAACGCCCGCCGGGCGTTGAAGGCCGCCGACCACGGCTACCTCATGGCAACCGGTGAGATCGTGCATGCCGGCCCTGCGGCCGAGCTGCTGGCTGACGAGAAGATCGTGCAGGCGTATCTGGGGGTCGAGTAG
- a CDS encoding branched-chain amino acid ABC transporter permease, which yields MQQLLLGLSIGSIYALFAIGFTLVFGVLDRLNLAHPSVFAVSAFIGIELVEVAGLSIWLTLPIVAAVGGVLGVVIERVAFRPLKNRPDAHFAGLISSIALAGMFIALLQWRYGPNTRRFPAESFPTTTYSILGAQVTVLQVAILLISVLLMVALTLLVARSRLGRGMRAIAENPTAAKVLGINVDRVTVTTFAISSALGAVAGALFAMNVNSAQLGMGTAIELKGLAVIIVGGMGSLPGALVGGLLLGLAEVFAVQYVGSSWRDLVAFGLLFLILLVRPQGLFGARKVREV from the coding sequence GTGCAACAACTGCTCCTCGGGCTGTCCATCGGCTCGATCTACGCGCTCTTCGCGATCGGCTTCACGCTGGTCTTCGGCGTGCTGGACCGGCTGAACCTGGCGCACCCGTCAGTGTTCGCCGTGTCCGCCTTCATCGGGATCGAGCTGGTCGAGGTGGCCGGTCTCTCGATCTGGCTCACCCTGCCGATCGTCGCCGCGGTCGGCGGCGTGCTCGGCGTGGTCATCGAGCGAGTGGCCTTCCGGCCGCTGAAGAACAGACCCGATGCCCACTTCGCGGGGTTGATCTCCTCGATCGCCCTGGCGGGGATGTTCATCGCCCTGCTCCAGTGGAGATACGGACCGAACACGCGACGCTTCCCCGCCGAGTCCTTCCCGACGACGACCTACAGCATCCTCGGTGCGCAGGTCACCGTGCTGCAGGTGGCGATCCTGCTCATCTCGGTCCTGCTCATGGTGGCCCTGACCCTGCTCGTCGCGCGCTCGCGCCTGGGGCGGGGCATGCGCGCCATCGCCGAGAACCCGACCGCCGCGAAGGTCCTCGGGATCAACGTCGACCGGGTGACGGTCACCACCTTCGCCATCTCCTCGGCCCTGGGCGCCGTCGCCGGCGCGCTCTTCGCGATGAACGTCAACAGCGCCCAGCTGGGCATGGGCACGGCGATCGAGCTCAAGGGGCTGGCCGTGATCATCGTCGGGGGGATGGGCTCGCTGCCCGGCGCGCTCGTCGGGGGCCTGCTGCTGGGGCTCGCCGAGGTCTTCGCGGTGCAGTACGTCGGCTCCTCGTGGCGCGACCTCGTCGCCTTCGGTCTGCTCTTCCTCATCCTCCTGGTGCGACCGCAGGGTCTTTTCGGTGCCCGGAAGGTGCGTGAGGTCTGA
- a CDS encoding ADP-ribosylglycohydrolase family protein yields the protein MYLTTAQNDRACGVILGSAVGDALGAGYEFGCAPLGPDGPEMIGGGLGGFAPGEWTDDTSMTWAIAEVAAKGADLTSPEALDDIARGFLRWYDSHPPDIGMQTSSVLGDVSRMLPEELAQQASRREGTRPSKPGTPPLPEEVAPRPSRRENTGALAAAMTQAAAKLHERTGHTAGNGSLMRTSPVALAHLGDPAVIVEAATAISALTHTDPRAGEACALWSLAINHAVLEGELDLRAGLQHLPAEAQAFWTARIDEAESQDPSTFAPNGYVVTALQAAWSAIHHTPVPDEMACLHLQHTLDTAIRIGNDTDTVAAIACGLLGARWGASAVPAAWRRIVHGYPGRTAEDLVELAFLATRGGEPNGYGWPGCEYISYWQAHRPVLVQHPFDEGVWLGNVKALDELPQEITAVVSLCLTGSKQVPAGVLQVPFRLIDEPAPESNLNLELVITDAARTVADLRADDHQVLIHCVAAESRTPTVGIAYAMIGGVDVETATKGVCSALPAASPNSAFRTLLHAVAN from the coding sequence ATGTATCTCACCACCGCACAGAACGACCGCGCCTGCGGCGTCATCCTCGGCTCGGCCGTGGGTGACGCCCTCGGCGCCGGTTACGAGTTCGGCTGCGCGCCGCTCGGCCCTGACGGACCCGAGATGATCGGCGGCGGCCTCGGCGGATTCGCGCCGGGGGAGTGGACCGACGACACGTCAATGACTTGGGCGATCGCGGAGGTCGCGGCGAAGGGAGCGGACCTCACCTCCCCGGAGGCGCTCGACGACATCGCCCGCGGCTTCCTGCGTTGGTACGACTCGCACCCACCGGACATTGGCATGCAGACCAGCAGCGTCCTCGGCGATGTCTCACGAATGCTCCCTGAGGAGCTTGCGCAGCAAGCGTCTCGAAGGGAGGGAACCCGACCCTCGAAGCCAGGCACCCCACCGCTCCCTGAGGAGGTCGCCCCGCGACCGTCTCGAAGGGAGAACACAGGCGCCCTCGCAGCAGCCATGACTCAAGCCGCCGCGAAGCTCCACGAGCGGACTGGTCACACGGCCGGCAACGGCTCACTCATGCGAACCAGTCCGGTCGCGCTCGCCCACCTCGGCGACCCCGCGGTGATCGTCGAGGCAGCGACGGCGATCTCCGCCCTGACCCACACCGACCCCCGCGCCGGCGAAGCCTGCGCCCTGTGGTCGCTCGCCATCAACCACGCCGTCCTCGAGGGCGAGCTCGATCTCCGGGCCGGCCTGCAGCACCTCCCTGCAGAGGCCCAGGCCTTCTGGACTGCCCGCATCGATGAAGCCGAGTCCCAAGACCCGTCGACCTTCGCCCCCAACGGCTACGTCGTCACCGCGTTGCAGGCCGCGTGGTCGGCGATCCACCACACGCCGGTCCCGGACGAGATGGCGTGCCTGCACCTGCAGCACACCCTCGACACCGCGATCCGGATCGGCAACGACACCGACACCGTCGCGGCGATCGCCTGCGGCCTCCTCGGTGCTCGGTGGGGAGCCTCGGCGGTCCCCGCTGCATGGCGTCGGATCGTCCACGGTTACCCGGGCCGTACGGCGGAGGACCTCGTCGAGCTCGCCTTCCTCGCGACCCGCGGCGGTGAGCCCAACGGGTACGGCTGGCCGGGCTGCGAGTACATCTCCTACTGGCAGGCCCACCGGCCGGTCCTCGTGCAGCACCCTTTCGACGAAGGGGTGTGGCTCGGCAACGTCAAGGCGCTCGACGAGCTGCCGCAGGAGATCACCGCCGTGGTCAGCCTGTGCCTCACTGGCTCGAAGCAGGTCCCGGCGGGCGTGCTCCAGGTGCCCTTCCGCCTCATCGACGAGCCAGCGCCGGAGTCGAATCTCAACCTCGAGCTCGTCATCACCGATGCGGCCCGGACCGTGGCAGACCTGCGAGCCGACGACCACCAGGTCCTCATTCACTGCGTGGCCGCTGAGTCGCGAACCCCAACGGTGGGCATCGCCTACGCCATGATCGGCGGTGTGGATGTGGAGACAGCGACGAAGGGGGTCTGCTCGGCTCTGCCGGCGGCCTCGCCCAACAGCGCGTTCCGGACGCTCCTCCACGCCGTGGCGAACTGA
- a CDS encoding DUF262 domain-containing protein: MAFQTPKTVEELLTAIHKNEYLMPAIQREFVWGQEQIIKLMDSLMRGYPIGSFLLWDVEPTTAQDYTFYEFLTHYHERDKPYANKAVVPVGSGTTAILDGQQRLTSLNIALYGSHAVKKKYAWWNSTAAFPTKRLYLNLADDPIDEELGVRYDLKFLDDAEARPTKGKPAKWFKVGDVLTLDDAGPKMLKEVMNRGLENTEAAYQRLYDLHQAVRVHKPMNYYLVKDQDANKVLEIFVRVNSGGTPLSYSDLLLSMATNQWEELDAREEVRDLVQELNTGGTRQFSFSKDVVLKSALMIAGVDLRFRVSNFTQENMAKVEKAWPDIENALTRAANLLRQFGFTDQTLTADSVIVPIAYYFHRRGLGDAYLDSGKDAADRQEVQKWVTRSLIKRGVWGSGLDTALTRIRSAMDSSTEPMFPVEAIEVEMSGAGKSLAFEETEIDELLSLKYGGRRTFAVLSILYPGLDFGKSFHQDHVFPKSRFTPKRLTASGVPADQVDDFREAFNLLPNLQLLVGAANVEKQSAEPSAWLQSHFASDAQRQTYLAENDLIGLPLELTDFMDFFTERKARMRARLTEALGAGAGGARSKVED, translated from the coding sequence ATGGCATTCCAGACACCCAAGACTGTCGAAGAACTACTGACCGCAATCCACAAGAACGAGTACCTGATGCCCGCCATCCAGCGGGAATTTGTGTGGGGTCAGGAGCAGATCATCAAGTTGATGGACAGTTTGATGCGAGGGTATCCGATCGGTTCCTTCTTGTTGTGGGACGTGGAACCCACTACGGCCCAAGATTACACCTTCTACGAATTTCTGACCCACTATCATGAGCGCGACAAGCCGTACGCCAACAAGGCAGTAGTCCCGGTGGGTTCTGGAACCACCGCCATACTTGATGGTCAGCAACGTTTGACTTCGCTAAATATCGCTCTGTATGGCAGTCACGCCGTGAAGAAAAAGTACGCGTGGTGGAACAGCACGGCCGCGTTCCCGACCAAGCGTCTGTATCTAAATTTGGCGGATGACCCGATCGACGAGGAGTTGGGCGTGAGATACGACCTCAAGTTCCTCGATGATGCTGAAGCTAGACCCACTAAGGGCAAGCCAGCTAAGTGGTTCAAAGTCGGAGACGTGTTAACTCTGGACGATGCGGGTCCAAAGATGCTCAAAGAAGTGATGAATCGCGGATTGGAGAATACCGAGGCTGCGTACCAGCGGCTCTATGATCTGCATCAAGCTGTGCGGGTGCACAAACCCATGAACTACTATCTGGTCAAGGATCAGGACGCGAACAAGGTTCTCGAGATCTTTGTGCGCGTGAACAGTGGGGGGACCCCATTGTCTTATTCGGATCTATTGCTCTCAATGGCGACGAATCAGTGGGAGGAACTCGACGCACGTGAGGAAGTGCGCGACCTGGTTCAGGAACTAAACACCGGAGGTACCCGACAGTTCTCCTTCTCCAAGGATGTGGTGCTCAAGTCGGCTCTGATGATTGCTGGCGTAGACCTGCGCTTCAGGGTGTCCAACTTCACCCAAGAAAACATGGCAAAAGTCGAGAAGGCTTGGCCAGATATCGAGAACGCGCTAACCCGCGCAGCCAACCTATTGCGCCAATTCGGCTTCACGGATCAAACCCTGACGGCCGACAGCGTGATCGTTCCTATCGCCTACTATTTCCACCGTAGAGGTCTTGGGGACGCGTACCTTGACAGTGGAAAGGATGCTGCTGACCGCCAAGAGGTGCAGAAGTGGGTTACCCGATCTCTCATCAAGAGAGGGGTCTGGGGGTCAGGGCTTGACACTGCTTTGACTCGCATCCGTTCCGCGATGGATAGCAGTACGGAGCCGATGTTCCCTGTAGAGGCGATCGAGGTCGAGATGTCTGGGGCTGGCAAATCGCTAGCCTTTGAAGAGACAGAGATCGACGAGCTGTTGTCCTTGAAGTACGGTGGTCGTCGGACATTCGCCGTGCTGTCGATTCTCTACCCTGGACTCGACTTCGGTAAGTCTTTTCATCAGGACCACGTTTTCCCTAAATCGCGATTTACGCCCAAGCGGCTCACTGCCTCGGGGGTTCCTGCCGATCAGGTGGATGACTTCCGTGAGGCGTTCAACCTTTTACCCAATCTGCAGTTACTGGTCGGCGCTGCGAACGTGGAGAAGCAGAGCGCCGAACCTTCCGCGTGGTTGCAATCCCACTTTGCTTCTGACGCCCAGAGGCAGACCTACCTGGCGGAGAACGATCTCATCGGACTACCTCTTGAGTTAACCGATTTCATGGACTTCTTTACTGAGAGGAAGGCGCGGATGCGTGCAAGGCTTACCGAGGCTCTCGGTGCGGGCGCTGGTGGTGCTCGCTCCAAAGTTGAAGACTGA